In Chitinophaga nivalis, a single genomic region encodes these proteins:
- a CDS encoding RNA polymerase sigma factor, translated as MKASDSNLNQSQIEQHVVDRCKKGDVRAFRELYNAYAAAMYNICVRMTGNTTDAEDTLQEAFIQVHKNIHKLERDSSVSAWIKRVVVNHCLNNLRKKKVYFEDVEEVEVEETSGIDEADFAWTVTAIKSAIHGLPHGYRTVLNLYLFEEYSHREIATMLGISESTVKTQYMRAKEKVRQIVKQQNVTR; from the coding sequence ATGAAAGCATCAGACAGTAACTTGAATCAATCGCAGATAGAACAACATGTAGTAGACCGCTGCAAGAAAGGGGATGTACGCGCATTCCGTGAATTGTACAATGCATATGCGGCCGCCATGTACAATATTTGTGTACGCATGACGGGGAATACTACTGATGCGGAAGATACCTTACAGGAAGCTTTTATCCAGGTACACAAAAACATCCATAAACTGGAACGCGACAGTAGTGTGAGTGCCTGGATCAAAAGAGTAGTGGTGAATCATTGCCTGAATAACCTGCGTAAGAAGAAAGTGTATTTTGAAGATGTGGAAGAAGTAGAAGTAGAAGAAACTTCAGGTATTGATGAAGCAGATTTTGCCTGGACCGTTACCGCCATTAAATCGGCGATTCATGGGCTGCCACATGGTTACCGGACCGTATTGAATCTCTATCTGTTTGAAGAGTATTCGCACCGGGAGATCGCTACCATGCTGGGTATCTCTGAATCTACTGTTAAAACGCAGTACATGCGGGCAAAGGAAAAAGTAAGACAAATTGTAAAACAGCAAAATGTAACTCGTTAA
- a CDS encoding acylphosphatase, with translation MVARSIVHKEIIVRGRVQRVGFRANAKNIADMMGVAGVIKNLSDGSVWISAEATPLVMEDFLAWCKAGSPNAEVTALEITEGTVQHLTGFTILYV, from the coding sequence ATGGTAGCCAGGTCTATTGTGCATAAAGAGATTATAGTAAGAGGGCGCGTACAACGAGTCGGATTCCGGGCTAATGCAAAAAATATTGCAGACATGATGGGAGTAGCAGGCGTCATCAAAAACTTATCCGATGGCAGTGTGTGGATCAGTGCGGAAGCAACGCCACTGGTAATGGAAGATTTTCTGGCGTGGTGTAAAGCCGGATCTCCCAACGCGGAGGTAACAGCATTGGAAATTACGGAAGGAACCGTACAACATCTGACAGGATTTACTATCCTCTATGTATAA
- a CDS encoding 2'-5' RNA ligase family protein, producing MNTNYEISEELFDYLLVVNPDVLVAKDVTRMRQFIANELNDPGHTSGPVHVALFRSAFPVRYENDFITMLEEVARKQAGFAIYTAKMDAARHADGRHSIFVNVANPKPLMDLHRSIMETFELKPQSFRPHIMLARGMQEADVNKIGPLLAEKLFVRSFNCHCFSLLRRPAAGGKYERVRDFVFGDIEHMAGSLFNYAA from the coding sequence ATGAATACGAATTATGAAATTTCGGAAGAGTTATTTGATTATTTGCTGGTGGTAAATCCGGATGTGCTGGTAGCGAAAGATGTAACCCGGATGCGACAGTTTATTGCCAATGAACTGAACGATCCTGGCCACACATCTGGTCCGGTACATGTAGCCTTGTTTAGGTCTGCATTTCCCGTTCGTTATGAGAACGATTTCATTACAATGCTGGAGGAAGTAGCCAGGAAGCAGGCGGGTTTCGCTATTTATACTGCTAAAATGGATGCTGCCAGACATGCCGATGGCAGACACAGTATTTTTGTGAATGTGGCTAATCCAAAACCATTAATGGATTTGCACAGGAGCATTATGGAAACATTTGAATTAAAACCGCAGTCATTCCGGCCGCATATTATGCTGGCAAGAGGAATGCAGGAAGCGGATGTAAATAAAATAGGCCCGTTACTAGCAGAAAAATTGTTTGTACGCAGCTTTAATTGCCATTGTTTTAGTTTGCTCAGAAGGCCCGCTGCCGGCGGAAAGTATGAGCGTGTGAGAGATTTTGTGTTTGGTGATATTGAACATATGGCAGGATCTCTTTTTAATTATGCCGCTTAA
- a CDS encoding hemerythrin domain-containing protein: MERHLSLIPLSHEHKRLLFVCRYLKRDAAPYEGFPLETQAKLAYVVKIFQEVMVPHIQKETYLFEKCAGKHPQIDALIQELEEEHRIISGMYGVLAGSKELDADMDKLARHLETHIRKEERVFFMLLQEHLPDILASLQWQP; this comes from the coding sequence ATGGAACGTCATTTATCATTGATCCCGCTCTCACATGAGCATAAACGTCTTTTATTTGTGTGCCGCTATCTGAAAAGAGATGCGGCTCCTTATGAAGGCTTCCCCCTGGAAACCCAGGCAAAACTGGCATATGTTGTAAAAATATTCCAGGAAGTAATGGTCCCGCATATTCAGAAAGAAACGTATCTTTTTGAGAAATGTGCGGGTAAACATCCGCAAATAGATGCCCTGATCCAGGAGCTGGAAGAAGAGCACCGGATCATTTCAGGCATGTATGGTGTGCTGGCAGGCAGCAAAGAGCTGGATGCAGATATGGATAAACTGGCCAGGCACCTGGAAACACATATCCGAAAAGAAGAGCGTGTATTTTTTATGCTGTTGCAGGAGCATTTGCCAGACATATTGGCCAGCCTGCAGTGGCAACCCTGA
- a CDS encoding DUF2167 domain-containing protein, translating into MSRFDKQCSRAQNNPSFPFCYKKGIQRPGHGITLELPNGYRFLDAGQNRLLMEKVWRNPVNPNALGFLLPDTVGVLDRQVWGIEVSFEPTGYLSAQDAVAIDYQRLLKEMQDDIKTENQVRRAYGYGVVTAMDWAFPPYFDTNDHTLHWARLLHFSHNQHTIINYEVRLLGRHGAFCFTAIGSADQLPLIKREMRRLVKRAYFDNGDRYADFNPLTDPFDSLGPDALMAGNMFSAANLFVLLCNSWLLVLVSCLMVLFVYVMQYYHRRKPTYRKMIQVDERLN; encoded by the coding sequence TTGAGTAGGTTTGATAAGCAATGTAGTCGAGCACAGAACAATCCCTCTTTTCCTTTTTGCTATAAAAAAGGGATACAACGTCCCGGGCATGGTATTACCCTGGAGCTACCCAATGGCTATCGTTTTCTGGATGCCGGGCAGAACCGGCTGCTGATGGAAAAAGTGTGGCGGAATCCGGTTAATCCGAATGCATTGGGCTTTTTGCTGCCAGATACGGTTGGGGTATTGGACCGGCAGGTATGGGGGATCGAGGTTTCCTTTGAACCTACCGGATACCTGAGTGCACAGGATGCAGTGGCCATCGATTACCAGCGGTTACTAAAGGAAATGCAGGACGACATAAAAACAGAGAACCAGGTACGCCGCGCATATGGATATGGCGTGGTAACTGCTATGGATTGGGCTTTTCCCCCTTATTTCGATACCAACGACCATACCCTGCACTGGGCGAGATTACTACATTTTAGCCATAATCAGCATACTATCATAAATTATGAAGTACGCCTGCTGGGCCGCCATGGTGCCTTTTGCTTTACTGCCATTGGCAGCGCCGATCAGTTGCCGCTGATAAAAAGGGAAATGAGGCGGCTGGTGAAACGGGCTTATTTTGATAACGGCGACCGATATGCCGATTTTAACCCACTGACGGATCCTTTTGACAGCCTGGGCCCCGATGCCTTGATGGCTGGTAATATGTTCTCCGCAGCCAATCTGTTCGTTTTGTTATGTAACAGCTGGTTACTGGTACTGGTTTCCTGCTTAATGGTACTGTTCGTTTATGTCATGCAATATTATCACCGCCGTAAGCCTACCTACCGTAAAATGATACAGGTAGATGAACGTTTAAACTAA
- a CDS encoding head GIN domain-containing protein: MKKLSRYILVAIPFLLVAGILSAFTISWTETIRGNGKVSQEDRTAGSFKEISTSGVFKVVIQQGSTHSIKIEAEENLLPYIETSVSGNELSIHTKRGHNINPTKSVTVYVTMAKVNKLSASGASGFTSTGILKTDRLKLAFSGAADATLDIEAANLEVGLSGASNIKLKGSSSDAEYHISGTADIAALDLESQDVAVSISGTGKAQVFAQKKLEVNISGLGKVKYKGEPTVRQEISGMGKISKI; the protein is encoded by the coding sequence ATGAAAAAACTATCCCGTTACATCCTGGTAGCAATACCATTTTTACTGGTAGCTGGTATCTTATCCGCCTTTACAATTAGTTGGACTGAAACGATCAGAGGAAATGGTAAAGTGAGCCAGGAAGACAGAACTGCCGGCAGCTTTAAAGAGATCAGTACTTCTGGTGTATTCAAAGTGGTGATTCAGCAGGGAAGTACGCACAGTATTAAAATAGAAGCCGAAGAGAATCTGTTGCCATATATTGAAACCAGTGTTTCCGGTAATGAATTAAGTATCCATACCAAAAGAGGACATAATATCAATCCTACCAAAAGTGTAACCGTGTATGTTACCATGGCTAAGGTCAATAAATTATCTGCCAGTGGGGCCAGTGGTTTTACCAGCACCGGTATCCTGAAAACAGACCGGCTGAAACTGGCTTTCAGTGGTGCAGCTGACGCTACACTGGATATTGAAGCGGCTAACCTGGAAGTAGGTTTATCCGGTGCCAGCAATATAAAACTGAAAGGTAGCAGCAGTGATGCAGAATATCATATTTCCGGTACAGCTGATATAGCTGCCCTGGATCTGGAATCACAGGACGTAGCTGTTAGTATTTCCGGTACCGGCAAAGCGCAGGTATTTGCCCAGAAAAAGCTGGAAGTGAATATTTCCGGTTTAGGAAAAGTAAAATATAAAGGAGAGCCTACCGTTCGGCAAGAGATCAGCGGAATGGGAAAGATCAGCAAAATATAG
- a CDS encoding YajQ family cyclic di-GMP-binding protein, whose amino-acid sequence MPSFDIVSKVDLQTLDNAINTVKKEITNRFDFKGSHVEIELNKKELVLNLEVESDMKLAQVLDVLVTRTMRQGLDASIYDQSKEAYQSGKVYKKEVPIRNGIKQEDAKKIVKLIKDSGLKVQPAIMDDIVRVTAKKIDDLQEVIQKCREANLGIPLQYINMKS is encoded by the coding sequence ATGCCGTCCTTTGATATTGTTAGCAAAGTAGATTTACAGACATTGGATAATGCCATTAACACAGTGAAAAAGGAGATCACCAACCGGTTTGATTTTAAGGGCTCACATGTGGAAATTGAATTGAATAAGAAAGAGCTGGTCTTAAACCTCGAAGTGGAAAGTGATATGAAGCTGGCGCAGGTATTGGATGTACTGGTAACACGTACCATGAGACAGGGACTGGATGCCAGCATTTATGACCAGAGTAAGGAAGCTTACCAGAGTGGTAAGGTATATAAGAAGGAAGTACCTATCCGGAATGGTATTAAACAGGAAGATGCTAAAAAGATCGTGAAACTGATCAAGGATTCCGGTTTGAAGGTACAGCCTGCCATTATGGATGATATTGTACGGGTAACAGCCAAAAAAATTGATGATCTGCAGGAAGTGATACAAAAGTGCAGGGAAGCCAATTTAGGGATACCTTTGCAGTATATAAACATGAAATCCTAA
- a CDS encoding prolipoprotein diacylglyceryl transferase yields the protein MYPNLYYAVRDLLGIEFPLLKVFQTFGFFVAIAFLAAAYVLTLELKRHEKNGLLKGIPEKFTIGLPASQGEIIGNAVVGFLLGYKILGLFLQWSVASQDLQGFVFSSQGSWWAGIALAAFMGWNKYYTKKKQALPKPQEKEIMVMPHNRVPDIIVMAAVAGLLGAKVFHNLENWNDFIQDPIGALLSFSGLTFYGGLIVAAIVIITYARKKKVNVRALIDSAAPALMLAYGIGRMGCHFSGDGDWGIYNSAYGIDSTGHTVKVAPAAFNDLVQQHAGFFQQQYGDIAHIPHAPFEKPASMGFLPDWFFAYGYPHNVINEGVKMVGCEGQYCKVLPVSVYPTALYEIIACIGLFLVLWAIRKKITVPGVLFGVYLILNGTERFFIEKIRVNTKYDIFGFRPTQAEIIATLMVIGGIVLIGYCRKKYKVESTLS from the coding sequence ATGTATCCTAATTTATATTACGCGGTCAGAGATTTGCTCGGCATAGAGTTTCCGCTGCTGAAAGTATTTCAAACGTTTGGTTTTTTTGTGGCGATTGCTTTTCTGGCTGCTGCCTATGTACTTACCCTGGAGTTGAAACGCCATGAAAAAAATGGTTTGCTGAAAGGTATCCCCGAAAAATTCACGATCGGACTGCCTGCTTCTCAAGGAGAAATTATTGGTAATGCCGTTGTAGGTTTCCTGCTCGGCTATAAAATACTGGGACTCTTCCTGCAGTGGAGTGTAGCTTCTCAGGATCTGCAGGGATTTGTTTTTTCCAGTCAGGGTAGCTGGTGGGCAGGTATTGCCCTGGCAGCTTTCATGGGCTGGAACAAATATTACACGAAGAAAAAACAGGCGTTACCCAAACCCCAGGAAAAAGAAATCATGGTGATGCCCCATAACCGGGTGCCGGATATCATCGTGATGGCGGCAGTAGCCGGCCTGCTGGGAGCGAAGGTATTTCACAACCTCGAAAACTGGAATGATTTTATACAGGACCCGATCGGTGCGTTGCTTTCCTTCAGCGGACTTACCTTTTACGGTGGACTGATCGTGGCCGCCATCGTGATCATTACCTATGCGCGTAAAAAGAAAGTAAATGTGCGCGCGTTGATAGACAGTGCCGCACCCGCCCTCATGCTGGCCTATGGAATCGGCAGAATGGGATGTCATTTTTCCGGCGATGGCGACTGGGGTATTTATAACAGTGCCTATGGTATTGACAGTACCGGTCATACGGTAAAAGTTGCGCCAGCGGCATTTAATGACCTGGTGCAGCAACATGCCGGTTTTTTCCAGCAACAATATGGCGATATCGCGCATATTCCACATGCACCTTTTGAAAAACCAGCTTCCATGGGCTTTTTGCCGGATTGGTTTTTCGCATATGGCTATCCGCATAATGTGATTAATGAAGGCGTAAAGATGGTGGGTTGCGAAGGTCAATATTGTAAGGTATTGCCTGTTTCCGTTTATCCGACAGCGTTATATGAAATCATTGCCTGTATCGGACTGTTCCTGGTACTATGGGCTATCCGTAAAAAAATAACTGTACCTGGTGTATTATTTGGTGTATACCTGATTTTAAATGGTACGGAAAGGTTTTTCATCGAGAAGATCAGGGTGAATACCAAGTATGATATTTTTGGTTTCCGTCCTACCCAGGCAGAAATTATTGCTACCTTAATGGTGATAGGAGGTATTGTATTAATCGGGTATTGCCGGAAGAAGTATAAAGTGGAGTCTACGCTTTCCTGA
- a CDS encoding type B 50S ribosomal protein L31, which yields MKQGIHPESYRFVIFKDMSNGESFLSRSTAPSKETAKWEDGNEYPLIKLEISNTSHPFYTGKNVLVDTAGRIDKFKKRYAKKA from the coding sequence ATGAAACAGGGAATCCATCCAGAAAGTTACAGATTTGTGATATTTAAAGATATGTCAAACGGAGAAAGCTTTTTAAGCCGTTCTACCGCTCCTTCCAAAGAAACTGCAAAGTGGGAAGATGGTAACGAGTATCCGTTGATCAAGTTGGAAATTTCCAATACTTCTCATCCTTTCTATACTGGTAAGAACGTATTGGTGGATACTGCAGGACGTATTGACAAATTCAAAAAACGCTACGCTAAGAAAGCATAG
- a CDS encoding TonB-dependent receptor domain-containing protein: MNSIAKALTLTIGVFSAAFTSQAQNGPRVAGQITQTGNKPAEFATVTLLKAKDSSLVKGAVADINGKYEFEQVKQGRYLVAAVAMGMNKAYSKAFEVGTTPVMVPAVSLETASKSLKAIDVTARKPFIEQRADKMVVNVESSITAAGGNAMEVLEKSPTINVDKDGNISMKGKAGVVIMIDGKQTNMSSQEIAELLKSMPASNLDQVELIANPSAKYDAAGNAGIINLKLKKNQNYGTNGNITLGGSYGIWPRWNGGLNLNHRNAKFNLFGSYNYSHREQQQDIGLFRSMTDKNQYREYDQLTRMHQQSNYHGGKIGADYFVAKGHTIGVMVDLAIRDRNNPGLATTNIGNGSRIDSILYTNTTNNSNWKRGAYNLNYRGILDSTGKELNIDLDYARNSNKDNADIFAMTRDAAGKGLFGSDTSRNNQPSNIEIQTAKIDYVHPLKNQAKLEAGVKVSFVKTDNNARFDSLKRNIWILDENRSNHFVYKENINAAYINFNKQFKKVGIQLGLRGEQTHITGTSESAKNGTSSVIKNDSTYFNLFPSVAVSYNLNKSNTLGFTYSRRIQRPSYEDLNPFEFYLDRYTKEAGNPNLRPQYSNNFEITHTFKEFIITSIGYSHTKDMMTRILEADVDKATGDTSVLRYKYQNVAKSDNFNLNISVPLPITKWWTSFTTVSVAYNMFETVVNNNPVKLSAAGFFGRTQQTFTLSKDISAEATFFYVSPQVSEEGLFRMKSMCSLDLGLQKKVLKGKGTLKLNITDVLRTNYFRGTFDNAGRYNSVYSKWDAQQVRLAFTYRFGNTQVKAARNRQTGLEAEQNRVKQGGN, translated from the coding sequence ATGAACTCAATTGCCAAAGCGTTAACATTAACAATAGGTGTGTTTAGCGCTGCATTTACCTCACAGGCACAAAACGGACCCCGTGTAGCAGGCCAGATTACCCAAACAGGTAATAAGCCGGCTGAATTTGCCACCGTTACCTTATTAAAAGCAAAGGACTCTTCGCTGGTAAAAGGTGCGGTTGCGGATATCAATGGTAAATATGAATTTGAACAGGTAAAACAAGGAAGATACCTCGTAGCCGCCGTAGCGATGGGTATGAATAAAGCATACAGCAAAGCATTTGAAGTAGGCACTACACCCGTAATGGTGCCTGCAGTATCGCTGGAAACAGCATCCAAAAGCCTCAAAGCAATTGATGTAACCGCCCGCAAACCATTCATTGAGCAAAGAGCTGATAAAATGGTGGTAAATGTGGAAAGCAGTATTACTGCCGCTGGTGGTAACGCCATGGAAGTACTGGAAAAATCACCTACTATCAACGTCGACAAAGATGGTAACATCTCCATGAAAGGTAAAGCAGGCGTGGTTATCATGATTGATGGTAAACAAACCAATATGAGCAGCCAGGAAATTGCGGAATTGCTGAAAAGTATGCCGGCTTCCAACCTGGATCAGGTAGAACTGATTGCCAATCCATCTGCCAAATACGATGCGGCAGGTAATGCGGGTATCATCAACCTGAAACTAAAGAAAAATCAGAACTACGGTACCAACGGCAATATTACGCTGGGAGGTTCCTATGGTATATGGCCACGCTGGAACGGCGGGTTAAACCTGAACCACCGGAATGCAAAATTCAACCTGTTTGGTTCCTACAACTACAGCCACCGGGAGCAACAACAGGATATAGGCCTGTTTCGTTCCATGACTGATAAAAACCAATACCGGGAATATGATCAGCTCACCAGAATGCACCAGCAATCCAACTACCATGGCGGAAAAATCGGCGCAGATTATTTCGTGGCGAAAGGTCATACAATTGGTGTAATGGTGGATCTGGCTATCCGGGATCGTAATAACCCGGGATTGGCAACTACCAATATTGGTAATGGCAGCCGTATCGATTCAATTCTGTATACCAATACCACCAACAATTCCAACTGGAAAAGAGGTGCTTATAACCTGAACTACCGCGGTATCCTGGATTCTACCGGTAAAGAACTGAACATCGACCTGGACTACGCCCGCAACTCCAATAAGGATAACGCAGATATCTTTGCGATGACCCGTGACGCCGCTGGTAAAGGACTGTTTGGTAGTGATACTTCCCGTAACAACCAGCCTTCCAATATTGAGATTCAAACAGCAAAGATTGATTATGTACATCCGTTGAAAAATCAGGCTAAGCTGGAAGCAGGTGTGAAAGTAAGTTTTGTGAAAACAGATAACAATGCCCGTTTCGACTCTTTAAAACGTAATATCTGGATACTGGATGAAAACCGTTCCAATCACTTTGTCTATAAAGAAAATATCAATGCAGCCTATATTAACTTCAACAAACAGTTCAAGAAAGTAGGCATACAGTTGGGCCTGAGAGGAGAGCAGACACATATCACCGGTACTTCTGAGTCAGCAAAAAACGGTACAAGTTCCGTGATCAAAAATGACTCTACTTACTTCAACCTGTTCCCGAGTGTAGCCGTTTCCTACAACCTGAACAAAAGCAATACCCTGGGATTCACCTACAGCCGCCGTATCCAGCGTCCGAGCTATGAAGATCTCAATCCGTTTGAGTTCTATCTGGACAGATATACCAAGGAAGCCGGTAATCCCAACCTGAGACCACAGTATTCCAACAATTTTGAAATCACACATACCTTCAAGGAATTCATCATCACCTCAATTGGCTATTCCCATACAAAAGATATGATGACGAGAATACTGGAAGCCGATGTGGATAAAGCAACCGGTGATACTTCTGTACTTCGGTATAAATACCAGAACGTAGCCAAGTCCGATAATTTCAACCTGAACATATCTGTACCGCTGCCGATTACCAAATGGTGGACCAGCTTTACCACTGTATCTGTTGCTTACAATATGTTTGAAACCGTGGTGAATAATAATCCCGTGAAGCTGTCTGCTGCTGGTTTCTTTGGTCGTACACAACAAACCTTTACGTTAAGTAAAGACATCTCTGCCGAGGCTACTTTCTTTTATGTTTCGCCACAGGTGTCTGAAGAAGGATTGTTTCGTATGAAGTCAATGTGCTCGCTGGATCTGGGATTGCAGAAAAAAGTACTGAAAGGTAAGGGTACCCTGAAACTGAATATAACAGACGTACTCCGGACCAATTATTTCCGCGGCACATTTGATAATGCCGGCAGATACAATTCCGTATACAGTAAATGGGATGCGCAGCAGGTTCGCCTGGCCTTTACCTACCGCTTTGGTAATACCCAGGTAAAAGCAGCCCGTAACCGCCAGACTGGCCTCGAAGCAGAACAGAACCGTGTGAAACAAGGTGGCAATTAA
- the tpiA gene encoding triose-phosphate isomerase, with amino-acid sequence MRKKIVAGNWKMNLTLAQGEQLINDILQAGLKLEEGQEVVIATPFPYLLKAKALLKNYPGFYVAAQNCHSEKSGAFTGEVAAEMLQSIGVDYVILGHSERREYFQESNEMLARKIDQALANGIKPIFCCGEPLAIRQAESQNDYVAAQLAESLYHLTAEQFSQVVIAYEPIWAIGTGLTASAAQAQDMHAFIRSQIANKFGREAALHTTILYGGSAKPGNAAELFASPDVDGGLIGGASLVAADFVSIVTKLS; translated from the coding sequence ATGAGAAAAAAAATTGTTGCAGGCAACTGGAAGATGAACCTTACGCTGGCGCAGGGTGAGCAGCTGATTAATGACATTTTACAGGCAGGCCTGAAACTGGAAGAAGGCCAGGAAGTGGTGATCGCTACTCCTTTTCCTTACCTGTTGAAGGCAAAGGCGTTGCTGAAAAACTATCCTGGTTTTTATGTAGCGGCACAGAACTGCCATAGCGAGAAATCCGGTGCTTTCACAGGGGAAGTAGCGGCAGAAATGTTGCAATCCATCGGCGTGGATTATGTTATTTTAGGTCACTCCGAAAGAAGGGAGTACTTCCAGGAGAGCAATGAAATGCTGGCCCGGAAGATAGATCAGGCGCTGGCGAATGGTATTAAGCCTATTTTCTGCTGCGGAGAGCCGCTGGCTATCAGACAGGCAGAAAGCCAGAATGATTATGTAGCTGCACAGCTGGCAGAAAGCCTGTATCACCTCACTGCAGAACAATTCAGCCAGGTGGTGATTGCCTATGAGCCTATCTGGGCTATTGGTACCGGTTTAACCGCCAGTGCTGCACAGGCGCAGGATATGCATGCTTTTATCCGCTCGCAGATTGCCAATAAATTTGGCAGAGAAGCCGCTTTGCATACAACCATATTATACGGTGGTAGTGCTAAGCCAGGTAATGCAGCCGAATTGTTTGCTTCTCCCGATGTAGACGGAGGCCTGATTGGCGGCGCATCGCTGGTGGCGGCCGACTTTGTGTCTATTGTAACAAAACTTTCCTGA
- a CDS encoding putative sugar nucleotidyl transferase, producing MERNYILFDTPVRELLYPFTHTRPIAACRVGILTIREKWEHWLHTGVSYFTVPHLQEKFPLQQGTEDTVNVLISGHILPDAALVAAIAALEPEEELYSNQHLIAKVIKGKEVQLLAPGKRKNYPGEILGIFMPWDIFAYNDRAIRADFQLLTAGRTSAPISSTNQLFNAADIFLEPGATVTCSVLNASTGPIYIGKNAQVMEGCLIRGPLAMGEGAVLKMGTRSYGAVTLGPYSTGGGEIKNSVLFGYSNKGHDGYLGDAVIGEWCNLGANTSCSNLKNNVAPVRVWLEAKGTTAVAGLKCGVLMGDYSRCGINTMLNTGTVVGVSCNVFGGSFPDKFLPSFSWGSTAEEGVYRLPEALRDAAAWMALKGSPLTAADNRILTAVYTQTREKDLKT from the coding sequence ATGGAGCGTAATTATATACTGTTCGACACGCCCGTACGTGAATTGTTATACCCCTTTACACATACAAGACCCATTGCTGCCTGCAGAGTAGGTATACTTACTATCCGGGAAAAATGGGAACATTGGCTGCACACCGGCGTGAGTTACTTTACCGTACCACATCTGCAGGAGAAGTTTCCTTTACAACAAGGGACCGAAGATACCGTGAATGTGCTGATCAGCGGGCATATCCTGCCGGATGCCGCTTTGGTGGCTGCTATTGCCGCACTGGAGCCGGAAGAGGAGCTATATAGCAATCAGCACCTCATCGCCAAAGTAATCAAGGGGAAAGAGGTACAGCTGCTGGCGCCGGGCAAACGAAAAAATTATCCGGGCGAAATACTGGGAATTTTTATGCCCTGGGATATCTTTGCATACAATGACCGGGCTATCCGGGCAGATTTTCAACTGCTTACTGCAGGCCGGACATCTGCACCTATATCATCCACCAATCAACTTTTCAACGCGGCAGATATTTTCCTGGAGCCAGGGGCCACTGTTACCTGCAGTGTGCTGAATGCCTCCACGGGGCCTATCTATATCGGGAAAAATGCGCAGGTAATGGAAGGTTGCCTGATCCGCGGGCCATTGGCAATGGGAGAAGGAGCCGTGCTGAAAATGGGTACCCGGAGCTATGGCGCTGTTACACTGGGACCTTATAGCACGGGTGGTGGTGAAATCAAAAACAGCGTGCTGTTTGGTTATTCCAATAAAGGACATGATGGCTACCTGGGAGATGCGGTAATAGGCGAATGGTGTAACCTGGGCGCCAATACCAGCTGCTCCAACCTGAAAAACAACGTTGCTCCGGTAAGGGTATGGCTGGAGGCTAAAGGAACAACCGCTGTTGCAGGTTTAAAATGCGGGGTGCTGATGGGAGATTACAGTCGTTGCGGGATTAATACCATGCTGAATACCGGTACTGTGGTGGGCGTATCCTGTAATGTATTTGGAGGCAGTTTCCCGGACAAGTTCCTGCCTTCTTTCAGTTGGGGGAGTACCGCGGAGGAGGGTGTTTACCGGTTACCGGAAGCCCTGCGGGATGCCGCTGCCTGGATGGCGTTGAAAGGTAGTCCTTTAACAGCGGCAGATAACCGTATACTGACCGCTGTATACACACAGACAAGAGAAAAAGACCTTAAAACTTAA